One genomic window of Candidatus Kryptoniota bacterium includes the following:
- a CDS encoding response regulator, which translates to MKQKSWERKPGQFRRRRKGPLIAISDDEPTLLLLLASELEAEGYDVIALEDKRELLNKLNVIKPDAVITDIFSPGMDGFEFIKEAKENPLTKHIPIIAASGSPDPPDRTQMLKLGASDYISKPYELGKILDSLRRVLKHEPGSSGGKAGPT; encoded by the coding sequence ATGAAACAGAAATCTTGGGAACGGAAGCCCGGACAATTTAGGCGCAGAAGGAAGGGACCTCTCATTGCCATAAGCGATGATGAGCCTACGCTCCTCCTCTTACTGGCAAGTGAACTTGAGGCCGAGGGATATGATGTTATCGCCCTTGAAGACAAACGAGAGTTGTTAAATAAACTAAATGTGATTAAGCCGGACGCTGTAATTACCGACATTTTCTCACCGGGCATGGACGGATTTGAATTCATCAAGGAGGCTAAGGAAAACCCCTTGACAAAGCATATTCCGATCATAGCAGCATCTGGCTCGCCGGATCCTCCCGACAGAACTCAGATGTTAAAACTTGGCGCAAGTGACTATATATCCAAACCATATGAATTAGGCAAAATACTTGATTCGCTTCGTCGAGTCCTCAAACACGAGCCTGGCTCATCTGGAGGGAAAGCTGGGCCCACTTGA
- the dacB gene encoding D-alanyl-D-alanine carboxypeptidase/D-alanyl-D-alanine-endopeptidase, protein MSRPVSKIFLAVLAISLVLPINAPARSSRSERILNRQINYLVRKSKMPRTIMAIEVYSRRSRKIIFNSNSRLLIHPASNLKIITTAFALDSLDVGYKFRTIFGYQGSHTNGTVDGNIVAIGGGDPILSDSDLSVAAAAIRRDSITYVTGNLVIDVSKFDSLEWGEGWMWDDEPEPFAMFITPASVDHNVISALLSRDSLTGNISIALQPRSDFVDVICTATRDTIDSVTATRRTIKGKNTIIVGGRYSSRFRPTKYEFSVRHPTEFFGTLFKDALTRAGVTIAGSMSVTRYTPQVTGVKPLFSIEHSMDTVITYINKESDNLGAECLIRLIAADRFGETGSAENGIKQETDFLSDCGIDSSQHYIVDGSGVSHYNLITPAAIVKVLRLMLNPPDSVRDIFVRSLPIGGVDGTLSDRMPFDSSSHRILAKTGSINGVSTLSGYAVIPRDTLVFSMMMESYIGASKAVRDLQDQLCNILFYYNGSSRSFVRALRKHRLGTYENLPIHKRMARSQATSKAPHL, encoded by the coding sequence GTGAGCCGTCCCGTCTCTAAGATTTTCCTGGCCGTTCTTGCCATTTCACTGGTTCTTCCAATCAACGCTCCGGCGAGATCGTCGCGCTCCGAAAGGATCCTGAATAGACAAATCAACTACTTGGTCCGCAAATCCAAGATGCCGAGGACCATCATGGCGATAGAAGTATATTCGAGACGGTCGAGGAAGATCATATTCAACTCGAATTCCCGACTTCTCATTCATCCTGCGAGCAATTTGAAAATCATTACCACAGCCTTCGCGCTGGACAGTCTCGACGTAGGATATAAATTCCGGACCATCTTCGGGTACCAGGGCTCTCACACAAACGGGACGGTCGACGGAAATATTGTCGCGATCGGAGGCGGAGATCCTATCCTCAGCGATAGCGACTTGAGCGTTGCTGCGGCTGCGATCAGGCGAGACAGCATCACTTACGTCACAGGCAATCTCGTTATCGATGTTTCCAAATTCGACTCCCTCGAGTGGGGCGAGGGCTGGATGTGGGACGACGAGCCGGAACCGTTCGCGATGTTTATTACTCCCGCATCCGTAGACCATAATGTGATATCGGCTCTTCTAAGTCGTGACAGCCTGACTGGAAACATTTCCATCGCTCTCCAACCCAGATCAGACTTCGTCGATGTGATATGTACTGCGACGCGGGATACCATTGACAGCGTGACAGCCACACGGAGAACGATCAAGGGTAAAAATACTATCATTGTAGGCGGTAGGTATTCATCTCGATTCCGCCCCACCAAGTACGAGTTCTCCGTGCGACATCCGACAGAGTTCTTCGGAACGCTGTTCAAAGACGCACTGACCCGAGCTGGAGTGACAATCGCGGGTAGTATGTCGGTAACCAGGTATACTCCGCAAGTTACCGGAGTCAAGCCCTTATTCAGCATCGAACACTCGATGGATACCGTAATCACGTACATCAATAAAGAATCGGACAATCTCGGAGCTGAATGCTTGATTCGGTTGATAGCGGCAGACAGATTTGGAGAAACCGGCAGTGCCGAGAACGGAATCAAGCAGGAGACGGATTTTCTCAGTGACTGCGGAATAGACTCGAGCCAACATTACATCGTCGATGGGTCAGGTGTGTCACATTACAACCTCATCACACCCGCTGCAATCGTTAAGGTACTTCGGCTCATGCTTAATCCGCCAGATTCCGTCAGGGACATCTTTGTTCGCAGTCTGCCGATTGGAGGAGTTGATGGCACTCTTTCGGACAGAATGCCGTTCGACAGCTCGTCTCACAGGATATTGGCAAAGACGGGCTCAATCAACGGGGTAAGCACGCTGTCAGGGTACGCGGTAATACCAAGAGATACTCTCGTGTTCTCCATGATGATGGAGAGCTACATCGGCGCCTCGAAAGCAGTGCGCGACCTGCAAGATCAGTTGTGCAATATTCTATTCTACTACAACGGAAGCTCTCGCTCCTTCGTCCGCGCGCTGAGGAAACATCGGCTCGGCACGTATGAGAATCTCCCGATCCACAAAAGAATGGCGCGTTCTCAGGCGACGAGTAAAGCACCTCATCTATAG
- a CDS encoding sigma-54 dependent transcriptional regulator, translated as MKDKIAVIDDHADSLELLREALSPQYDVETFSDPVMALRQITSGEFSAVVTDVMMPKLNGVELLGKLVQTSPDLPVVLITAFGTLEGAANTIKSGAFDYLSKPLNLNEIRLVVSNAVSHFHVTRKGKKFPDEGASEVKTSNVVGRSENMLKVFKIIGRAAPTNSSILIQGESGTGKEIVARSVHMNSPRAEKPFIPISVAAIPEQLLEAELFGHEKGAFTGALFARDGLFTEAEGGTLFLDEVGEIPLQLQPKLLRVLQEHEVRRIGSSVSRIVDVRIIAATNRNLSELVAEKLFREDLFYRLSVIRIELPPLRERREDIPLLVQHFINKYNRQHNKRVTGVSDELMAGIYEYPWPGNVRELENFIDRAIALSTGPVLSLSETDLPEIRIQSQSWTDKLPSDISLDDLEIQYMRKVLEQHDNDYVQTARILKINKSTLYRKLGKPRK; from the coding sequence ATGAAGGATAAGATTGCTGTCATTGACGACCATGCCGACTCACTGGAGCTATTGCGAGAGGCGCTCTCCCCTCAATACGATGTCGAGACATTTTCAGATCCGGTGATGGCACTCAGGCAAATTACTTCCGGTGAATTCTCTGCTGTCGTTACGGACGTCATGATGCCAAAACTGAACGGGGTCGAACTTCTCGGGAAGCTCGTTCAAACATCGCCTGACCTGCCCGTCGTGTTGATCACCGCGTTCGGGACTCTCGAAGGTGCGGCGAATACAATCAAAAGCGGGGCGTTCGACTATCTAAGTAAGCCGCTCAACTTGAATGAGATCAGGCTGGTCGTTTCCAATGCCGTCTCACACTTTCATGTGACCAGAAAAGGGAAAAAATTTCCCGATGAAGGGGCCAGCGAGGTAAAGACCTCTAACGTTGTCGGTCGCAGCGAGAACATGCTTAAGGTCTTCAAAATTATCGGCAGAGCTGCTCCGACCAACTCAAGTATTCTTATCCAGGGTGAGAGCGGCACCGGAAAAGAAATTGTGGCGAGATCGGTGCACATGAATAGTCCGCGCGCGGAGAAACCATTTATCCCGATAAGTGTTGCGGCGATTCCGGAGCAACTGCTGGAAGCCGAACTTTTCGGGCATGAAAAAGGGGCTTTTACGGGAGCGCTCTTCGCCAGAGACGGTCTCTTTACAGAGGCGGAAGGCGGAACACTCTTCCTCGATGAAGTCGGCGAAATTCCACTGCAACTTCAGCCAAAACTCCTCCGCGTTTTGCAGGAACATGAAGTGAGGAGGATCGGCAGCTCCGTTTCACGAATAGTCGATGTAAGGATAATCGCTGCAACCAACAGGAATCTTTCGGAGTTGGTTGCGGAAAAACTTTTCAGAGAAGACTTGTTCTACCGCCTCAGCGTCATCAGGATCGAACTCCCACCGCTCCGGGAGCGGCGAGAAGACATACCGCTTCTTGTCCAGCACTTCATAAACAAATACAATCGCCAGCATAACAAAAGAGTGACGGGCGTATCCGATGAGTTGATGGCAGGAATCTACGAATACCCCTGGCCCGGAAACGTGAGGGAGCTCGAGAATTTCATAGACCGCGCTATCGCTCTGTCGACAGGACCGGTCCTCTCCCTTTCGGAAACTGACCTCCCTGAAATCAGAATTCAGTCCCAATCGTGGACGGATAAACTTCCTTCCGATATCTCACTTGACGATCTGGAAATTCAGTACATGCGAAAGGTACTTGAACAACACGATAACGATTATGTCCAAACGGCGCGCATCCTCAAGATAAACAAGAGTACGTTGTACAGAAAGCTCGGCAAACCAAGGAAGTGA